The following coding sequences are from one Paenibacillus sp. FSL R5-0912 window:
- the lgt gene encoding prolipoprotein diacylglyceryl transferase — protein MFFSLAINPIVFSIGSLPVHWYGLILGLGALAGLFLAIQEGKRYNIPQEFFMDMLLLGVPSAIIGARIYFVAFKWEDYKDNLLDIFKVWNGGIAIYGALIGAIICGIIYFRYKGYPFWRIVDICAPGLLAGQMIGRWGNFINQEAYGGVVEESFLRDKLHLPDFIVNQMYIGDAFHHPTFLYESLWSLLGILLLMVLRRQKFVRAGEIFMSYFIWYSIGRFFIEALRTDSLGFNGSSGLASFINGLWSPMKWLGFEQGYFDPAYGNVRISQLLALLIILVAVVLIIVRRVSGQPKDHYSDPIVSTKAAAADAVVPESAVNTPQKAPQPIQPVEDSSEDKETKE, from the coding sequence ATGTTTTTTTCATTAGCGATTAATCCGATTGTCTTCTCCATCGGTTCGCTGCCTGTTCATTGGTATGGTTTGATACTGGGTCTTGGTGCATTAGCCGGATTATTCCTTGCTATTCAAGAAGGCAAACGCTACAACATTCCGCAGGAGTTCTTCATGGACATGCTGCTGCTCGGAGTCCCTTCGGCGATCATTGGTGCGCGGATTTATTTTGTAGCGTTCAAGTGGGAAGATTACAAGGACAACTTGCTGGATATATTCAAAGTCTGGAATGGCGGTATTGCTATTTATGGCGCGCTGATTGGGGCGATCATCTGCGGAATTATATATTTCCGTTACAAGGGATATCCGTTCTGGCGTATCGTGGACATCTGTGCACCTGGACTGCTTGCCGGTCAGATGATTGGCCGTTGGGGTAATTTCATCAATCAGGAAGCCTACGGCGGCGTTGTAGAGGAATCCTTCCTGCGTGACAAGCTGCATCTGCCGGACTTTATTGTGAATCAAATGTACATAGGGGATGCGTTTCACCATCCGACCTTCCTGTATGAATCGCTCTGGAGCCTGCTGGGGATTCTGCTCCTGATGGTACTGCGCCGCCAGAAATTTGTCCGTGCAGGCGAAATCTTCATGTCCTATTTCATCTGGTATTCGATCGGCCGTTTCTTTATTGAAGCTTTGCGTACGGACAGCCTAGGATTTAACGGCAGCAGCGGTTTGGCATCCTTCATTAACGGTCTATGGAGTCCGATGAAATGGCTGGGATTTGAGCAGGGGTATTTCGATCCGGCATACGGGAATGTTCGTATCTCACAGCTTCTGGCACTACTAATCATTCTCGTTGCAGTTGTATTGATCATTGTACGGCGTGTCAGCGGTCAGCCGAAGGATCATTATTCTGATCCGATTGTCAGCACTAAAGCGGCAGCGGCAGATGCTGTAGTTCCCGAGAGTGCAGTGAATACACCGCAGAAGGCTCCTCAGCCTATCCAGCCGGTGGAGGACTCATCTGAAGATAAGGAAACAAAGGAGTAG
- the ppaX gene encoding pyrophosphatase PpaX, protein MIECVLFDLDGTIVNTNELIISSFMHALKENNLPALTREEIIPHMGTTLQQQMSAFSGLQDTSVLELSYRSYNYAHHDELIRSFPHVNETMEGLLSRGIKLGIVTTKIRPTTLKALEMFDLLKYMETIVTVNDVSQAKPHPEPVLTAVANLGVDPARTLMVGDSAVDIQSAKAAGVRVAAVAWSLKGEDTLRKYGPDYIIHDMKDLYTIVEQETKQP, encoded by the coding sequence ATGATAGAATGCGTGTTATTTGACTTGGACGGAACGATTGTGAATACTAATGAGCTGATCATCAGCTCGTTCATGCATGCGCTGAAGGAGAATAACCTCCCGGCTCTAACCCGGGAAGAAATTATTCCCCATATGGGAACTACGCTCCAGCAGCAGATGAGCGCGTTCTCCGGTCTGCAGGACACAAGCGTGCTGGAGCTTTCTTACCGTTCATATAATTATGCGCATCATGATGAGCTAATTCGTTCTTTTCCACATGTGAATGAGACAATGGAAGGGCTGTTAAGCCGGGGAATAAAGCTCGGGATTGTGACAACGAAGATTCGTCCAACTACACTTAAAGCGCTGGAAATGTTCGATCTGCTGAAGTATATGGAGACAATTGTGACGGTCAATGATGTCAGTCAGGCGAAGCCGCATCCGGAGCCTGTTCTAACCGCGGTTGCTAATCTGGGTGTTGATCCGGCCAGAACCCTCATGGTAGGTGACAGTGCGGTCGATATTCAATCTGCCAAGGCCGCGGGTGTGCGTGTAGCTGCGGTTGCCTGGTCTCTTAAAGGTGAGGACACGTTACGTAAGTACGGCCCCGATTACATCATCCATGACATGAAAGACTTGTATACAATAGTGGAGCAGGAGACGAAACAGCCGTGA
- a CDS encoding acyltransferase, translated as MRKLTRYPVEGHNSLWYIYRTVSPWKGVRNFIFIQIARYCPVLPLKNWIYRRVLGMKVGKHTAFGLMAMVDVFFPEKISVGENSVIGYNTTILAHEYLIKEYRLGEVIIGENVLIGANTTILPGVTIGDWAVVAAGSVVHKDVAAGSFVGGNPLRELRPPGSAEKAVEE; from the coding sequence GTGAGAAAGTTAACCCGCTATCCAGTAGAGGGCCATAATTCGCTCTGGTATATTTACCGTACGGTGAGCCCGTGGAAGGGCGTACGCAATTTTATTTTTATCCAGATTGCCCGCTACTGTCCGGTCTTGCCGCTCAAGAACTGGATTTACCGCAGGGTACTCGGCATGAAGGTGGGCAAGCATACTGCGTTTGGGCTAATGGCGATGGTGGATGTGTTTTTTCCGGAGAAAATTTCCGTCGGTGAGAACTCGGTCATCGGCTATAATACGACCATTCTTGCCCATGAATACCTCATCAAAGAATACAGGCTGGGTGAAGTCATTATCGGGGAGAACGTCCTGATTGGAGCTAACACAACGATATTGCCCGGCGTAACAATTGGAGATTGGGCGGTTGTCGCCGCGGGTTCTGTCGTGCATAAGGATGTAGCTGCGGGCTCGTTCGTCGGGGGCAATCCGCTGCGTGAGCTGCGTCCGCCGGGATCAGCGGAGAAGGCTGTAGAAGAATAA
- a CDS encoding acyltransferase: MNAAKQERLPQLDIYRALAILGVMHVHSSSFAAGEMALQSPYYYWLNWINIFFKFGTPSFIFLSSFVLFYNYYGRPVTRSLIGSFYRRRLKYILLPYMLVSIGYYGLTLYVNGMLTQPLAQSISGFLGALFTGSAYAHLYFVFISIQFYLLFPLLLKLLQSSRLWVRWAFPIGLALQWVFIIWNKYQLHIVEKGSLSISYLAYYMLGAYIAINFEAIKLWLMKPWRELAARHKVLILLLVTLWLVAAFTHVQLWYRARHFGIWTDSLWYELLWNIHTMLSALVLLYATFLIYRRAPKVVVAILTRLGEISFAVYLIHPLLLAVYRRFGTGIPTDSLTYVFYIYGGLAVALAGSWMLVQFAFRRIRLSWVVFGNIPRSLAPPVKDKPVRGSTYRVLEGKDISKS, translated from the coding sequence GTGAATGCAGCAAAACAGGAACGTCTGCCCCAGCTGGATATTTACCGTGCTCTGGCGATATTGGGCGTAATGCATGTCCACTCATCATCTTTTGCGGCCGGAGAAATGGCACTCCAGTCACCCTATTATTACTGGCTGAACTGGATCAACATTTTTTTTAAATTCGGTACACCGTCGTTTATTTTTCTAAGCAGCTTTGTGCTGTTCTATAATTATTACGGGCGGCCCGTGACGCGGAGCCTGATCGGAAGCTTTTACCGCCGCAGGCTGAAGTACATTCTGCTTCCCTATATGCTTGTATCCATCGGCTATTACGGATTGACCCTGTACGTGAATGGTATGCTGACACAGCCTCTGGCACAGAGCATCTCCGGCTTCCTGGGTGCCTTATTTACGGGTTCGGCGTATGCACATTTGTATTTCGTATTCATCAGTATCCAGTTCTACCTGCTGTTTCCGTTGCTGCTTAAGCTGCTGCAGAGCTCACGGCTGTGGGTGCGCTGGGCTTTTCCGATTGGACTTGCGCTGCAGTGGGTATTCATTATCTGGAACAAGTATCAGCTGCATATTGTGGAAAAAGGAAGCTTGTCGATCTCGTATCTGGCATACTATATGCTGGGCGCCTATATCGCCATTAATTTCGAAGCGATCAAGCTGTGGCTGATGAAGCCTTGGCGTGAACTGGCTGCCAGGCATAAAGTGCTTATCCTGCTGCTTGTTACATTGTGGCTCGTAGCAGCCTTCACGCATGTACAGTTATGGTATAGAGCCCGCCACTTCGGGATATGGACGGACTCGCTGTGGTACGAACTGCTCTGGAATATACATACGATGCTGTCAGCGCTGGTGCTGCTGTATGCCACCTTTCTTATCTACCGCAGGGCACCGAAGGTGGTCGTTGCTATTTTGACCCGGCTAGGTGAGATTTCATTTGCGGTGTATCTGATCCATCCTCTGCTGCTTGCAGTGTATAGAAGATTCGGAACGGGAATTCCTACAGATTCATTAACCTATGTATTCTATATTTACGGAGGATTGGCTGTGGCGCTGGCAGGTAGCTGGATGCTTGTGCAGTTTGCGTTCCGCCGCATCCGCCTGTCCTGGGTGGTATTCGGGAACATACCGCGTTCACTTGCCCCTCCGGTGAAGGACAAGCCTGTGCGCGGGAGCACATATAGAGTGCTCGAAGGTAAAGATATCAGTAAGTCATGA
- a CDS encoding acyltransferase, which produces MAQKERIPQLDVFRAIAIIAVIAIHATSRTLAETLDTSLFHPFLFLNKFSQFAVPSFVFLSGFVLFYNYIDRPLGGKTLAKFYSRRLIYIIVPYLIFSVLYFILKMTAGHTWGMPLNEQVVKFGKYLWTGTAYTHLYYIIIIIQFYVLFPLMLWCLQKARRLAAWAPLIGLALQWGFVLLNKYMANHGYWQLSKGSLAITYFSYFLLGAAIAVYYSSLKKWLIPTREGWRSGKGASWIVLWFLWIAAGIVHVELWFNNYTKKTVINSLWYEGFSNLHALLSCLVLFQLSFLLYGAGRSLLTRLLISAGACSFGIYLLHPALLFFYRKLPLHGGSLAYAAAIAGGWLVAFAGSWLVVALVFRYVKPAWVLFGSGPQKVKRAPKATL; this is translated from the coding sequence ATGGCTCAAAAGGAAAGAATACCACAGCTTGATGTATTCCGGGCGATAGCGATTATTGCTGTCATAGCGATTCATGCTACTTCGCGGACACTGGCGGAAACATTGGATACCTCTTTGTTTCATCCGTTTCTGTTCCTAAACAAGTTCAGTCAGTTCGCTGTACCTTCGTTTGTATTCCTAAGCGGGTTCGTGCTGTTCTACAACTATATTGACCGTCCGCTGGGCGGGAAGACACTCGCGAAATTCTATAGCCGAAGGCTGATTTATATTATTGTGCCTTATCTTATTTTTTCGGTGCTGTACTTTATATTGAAAATGACTGCCGGGCATACATGGGGTATGCCTCTTAATGAGCAGGTGGTCAAATTCGGCAAATATCTGTGGACGGGTACGGCGTATACCCATCTGTACTATATTATTATCATTATCCAGTTCTATGTTCTGTTCCCGCTCATGCTCTGGTGTCTGCAAAAGGCCCGCCGTCTGGCGGCGTGGGCACCGCTCATCGGACTTGCCTTGCAGTGGGGATTCGTGCTGCTGAACAAATATATGGCTAATCACGGATACTGGCAGCTGTCCAAGGGCAGTCTTGCAATAACGTACTTCTCTTATTTCCTGCTCGGTGCGGCGATTGCTGTATATTACAGCTCTCTGAAAAAGTGGCTGATTCCTACCCGCGAAGGGTGGCGCTCCGGTAAGGGTGCAAGCTGGATTGTGCTGTGGTTCTTATGGATCGCTGCAGGAATCGTTCATGTGGAGCTGTGGTTCAACAATTATACGAAGAAGACGGTCATCAACAGTCTATGGTATGAAGGCTTCTCCAATCTTCATGCGCTGCTCTCTTGTCTTGTGCTGTTCCAGCTGTCCTTCCTGCTGTATGGAGCGGGCCGCAGCCTGCTGACAAGATTGCTGATCTCTGCCGGAGCCTGCTCGTTCGGGATTTATCTGCTGCATCCGGCGCTGCTCTTCTTCTATAGAAAGCTGCCGCTGCACGGCGGATCGCTTGCCTACGCTGCTGCCATTGCCGGGGGCTGGCTGGTGGCCTTCGCCGGCTCCTGGCTGGTCGTTGCCCTCGTCTTCCGTTATGTGAAGCCGGCCTGGGTACTGTTTGGTTCTGGGCCGCAGAAGGTTAAGCGGGCGCCAAAAGCAACATTGTGA
- the gntK gene encoding gluconokinase, producing MIGVDIGTTSTKAVLFEENGTIVTQSNQGYPLHQPSPSVAEQDPDQILKAVLHTISSVMQDSQVPPGLVLLVSFSSAMHSVIAVDSSGKPLTACITWADNRSSAYARRLKNELNGHELYMRTGTPIHPMSPITKLMWLGEEYPELFSQTHKFISIKEYIFFKLFGKYVIDHSIASSTGMFNLEKLDWDAEALRIAGITPERLSRPVPTTQILQGLLPGLPEELGLLAATPFVVGASDGVLSNLGVGAIEPGVIAATIGTSGAIRTVVDRPLTDPKGRTFCYALTDKHWVIGGPVNNGGMLFRWVRDEFAASEVETAKRLGIDPYEVLTRIAEQVPPGSNGLLFHPYLTGERAPLWNPDARGSFFGLSMNHRKEHMIRSVLEGVIFNMYTVLLAMEEIIGQPGRILATGGFARSALWRQMMADIFDQEVVVPESFESSCLGAVVLGLYAISRIDSFDAVFGMIGSTHRHEPVPAHAKVYKQLLPIYISVYRSLEDQYEAIAEFQREQAGE from the coding sequence ATGATCGGCGTTGATATTGGAACTACCAGCACCAAGGCTGTCCTCTTCGAGGAGAACGGAACAATCGTCACACAGAGCAACCAAGGCTATCCGCTGCATCAGCCTTCCCCTTCTGTCGCAGAACAAGACCCTGATCAGATTCTGAAGGCTGTACTGCACACTATCTCTTCAGTCATGCAGGACAGCCAAGTCCCTCCTGGACTGGTTCTGCTTGTCTCCTTCAGCTCGGCCATGCATAGCGTCATTGCTGTAGATTCTTCCGGCAAACCGCTGACCGCCTGCATCACATGGGCCGATAACCGGAGCAGCGCCTATGCCCGGCGGCTGAAGAATGAACTGAACGGGCATGAGCTGTACATGCGCACAGGAACGCCCATTCATCCTATGTCTCCGATCACCAAGCTGATGTGGCTTGGTGAGGAGTACCCGGAGCTGTTCAGCCAGACCCATAAATTCATCTCCATTAAAGAATATATCTTCTTCAAGCTGTTCGGCAAATATGTAATTGATCACTCCATTGCCTCTTCTACAGGCATGTTCAATCTGGAGAAGCTTGACTGGGATGCTGAGGCGCTCCGTATCGCCGGGATCACTCCAGAACGTCTATCAAGACCGGTGCCCACCACGCAAATCCTGCAGGGGCTGCTTCCGGGGCTACCCGAAGAGCTTGGACTTCTGGCCGCCACACCGTTTGTCGTAGGCGCCAGTGACGGTGTCCTATCCAATCTGGGGGTCGGTGCCATAGAGCCGGGAGTTATTGCCGCCACTATTGGGACCAGCGGAGCCATCCGCACCGTGGTCGACCGGCCGCTGACCGACCCGAAAGGGCGGACCTTCTGCTATGCACTAACGGACAAGCACTGGGTTATTGGCGGCCCCGTGAATAATGGCGGCATGCTGTTCCGCTGGGTGCGTGATGAGTTCGCCGCCTCTGAGGTAGAGACCGCGAAGCGCCTCGGTATTGATCCTTATGAGGTCCTGACCCGGATCGCCGAGCAGGTACCGCCAGGCAGCAATGGCCTGCTCTTTCATCCGTATCTGACCGGTGAGCGTGCCCCGCTGTGGAACCCCGATGCGCGCGGCTCCTTCTTCGGACTGAGCATGAATCACCGCAAAGAGCATATGATCCGCTCTGTGCTGGAGGGTGTAATCTTCAATATGTATACCGTACTGCTCGCTATGGAGGAAATTATCGGCCAGCCGGGCAGAATTCTGGCTACCGGCGGTTTCGCCCGCTCCGCTCTATGGCGGCAGATGATGGCGGATATATTTGACCAGGAGGTTGTAGTTCCCGAGAGCTTCGAGAGTTCCTGCCTTGGCGCCGTGGTACTTGGGCTGTATGCCATAAGCCGAATAGATTCCTTCGATGCCGTTTTCGGGATGATCGGCTCTACTCACCGCCATGAACCGGTCCCGGCCCATGCCAAAGTCTACAAACAACTGCTACCGATCTATATCTCCGTCTACCGCAGCCTGGAAGACCAGTATGAAGCAATTGCCGAATTCCAGCGTGAACAAGCCGGCGAATAA